A genome region from Pseudanabaena sp. Chao 1811 includes the following:
- a CDS encoding glycosyltransferase family 4 protein, whose amino-acid sequence MFKLAYFVSHPIQYQAPLLRMIAADPDIDLKVFFYSDFSLKPYQDSGFGKVIEWDVPLTEGYDYQFLDCWGSKQWKNMFQQPIAKNIPKLLEIGNFDAVWVHGWAWFCSLQVIFAAEKLNIPVLLRGESNGLQATNHFIKQTTKKIFLGFLFKKISAFLYVGNLNYQFYINHKVNTDRLFPVPYAVDNNFFQAQVKLARTNRENLKRSLDLEPNRPIILYAAKLIDVKRPQDLLSAYRLLSPDGIQEPDPYLLFVGDGALKVSLENTAKEIGWQSIRFLGFKNQSEMPTMYDLCDIFVLPSSFEPWGLAINEVMNAGKAVVVSDQVGCAPDLVLDGQNGAIFPVGDVVALAESMKWAIANSIVAGDRSQKIINNWSFQEDVLGLKEALISTVNF is encoded by the coding sequence ATGTTTAAACTCGCATACTTTGTATCTCACCCAATTCAATATCAGGCTCCTTTGCTGCGGATGATTGCCGCCGATCCAGATATCGATCTTAAGGTGTTTTTTTATAGTGATTTTTCTTTAAAGCCCTATCAAGATAGTGGATTTGGGAAAGTAATCGAGTGGGATGTACCATTAACGGAGGGTTATGATTACCAGTTTTTAGATTGTTGGGGTAGTAAGCAATGGAAAAATATGTTCCAACAGCCTATTGCCAAAAACATACCTAAGCTATTAGAGATCGGTAATTTTGATGCAGTATGGGTACATGGATGGGCATGGTTTTGTAGTTTGCAGGTAATCTTTGCGGCAGAGAAGTTAAATATTCCTGTTTTGTTAAGAGGTGAGTCTAATGGATTGCAAGCAACAAACCACTTTATTAAACAAACCACAAAAAAAATATTTTTAGGGTTTTTATTTAAAAAAATATCTGCTTTCCTTTATGTAGGAAATTTAAACTATCAGTTTTATATAAATCATAAAGTTAATACAGATCGCCTATTCCCCGTACCATATGCAGTTGATAATAATTTCTTTCAGGCTCAAGTAAAGTTAGCTAGAACAAATCGAGAAAATCTCAAGCGATCGCTGGATTTGGAACCTAATAGACCAATAATTTTATATGCAGCTAAGTTAATTGATGTTAAACGCCCCCAAGATCTATTGTCAGCCTATCGATTACTTTCCCCAGATGGTATCCAAGAGCCAGATCCTTATTTACTATTTGTTGGCGATGGAGCTTTAAAAGTATCCCTTGAAAATACAGCTAAAGAAATAGGTTGGCAATCAATTAGATTTTTGGGTTTTAAAAATCAATCAGAAATGCCTACTATGTATGATTTATGTGATATTTTCGTCTTACCTTCTAGTTTTGAACCTTGGGGACTGGCAATTAATGAAGTGATGAATGCAGGTAAAGCAGTTGTAGTAAGCGATCAAGTTGGTTGCGCTCCTGATCTCGTTTTAGATGGGCAGAATGGCGCTATTTTTCCAGTAGGGGATGTAGTAGCTTTAGCAGAATCAATGAAATGGGCGATCGCTAATTCTATAGTTGCAGGTGATAGAAGCCAAAAAATAATTAACAATTGGAGTTTTCAGGAAGATGTTTTAGGACTAAAAGAAGCGTTAATTAGCACAGTTAATTTTTGA
- a CDS encoding glycosyltransferase family 4 protein: MKVNIAVSGRFHAFNLAQQLQKRGYLNHLFTTYPSFKVSEFDIDTQSVKSLLYLEVLSRGWNKLPSWLKGDRNLQLFWLEWFDRDVTKNLNEDFDIFVGWSGACLGSFRRAKELGALTIVERGSSHMKYQTEILQEEYARWGLKFTATHQGVYERELKAYEECDRIAIPSLFVKQTFLEKGIPESKLIHVPYGVSLSEFYPVPKEDKIFRVIHCGAISLRKGVPYLLQAFYELNLTDAELWLVGSVDPEIMPFLTKYQSDRIILKGKHPQNTLRWFYSQCSVFCIASIEEGLAMVQPQAMACGLPVIHTTNTGGEDIVRDGIDGFVLPIRDIEALKSKILYFYENPESRNEMSKNALLQAQTSLSWDDYGKKMINAYSNLL, encoded by the coding sequence ATGAAAGTTAATATTGCAGTGTCAGGAAGATTTCATGCTTTTAACTTGGCGCAACAATTGCAAAAGCGAGGCTATCTTAATCACCTTTTTACTACTTACCCATCTTTTAAAGTTTCAGAATTTGACATAGATACTCAGTCTGTAAAATCTCTTTTGTATTTAGAAGTCTTATCAAGAGGATGGAATAAACTACCAAGTTGGCTAAAAGGTGATCGCAACTTACAGCTATTTTGGTTAGAGTGGTTTGATCGTGATGTAACTAAAAATCTAAACGAAGATTTTGATATATTTGTGGGCTGGTCAGGTGCTTGTCTTGGGTCATTTCGCCGCGCCAAAGAACTAGGTGCTTTAACCATTGTTGAGCGTGGGAGTAGTCATATGAAGTATCAGACTGAAATTCTCCAAGAAGAGTATGCGCGCTGGGGATTAAAATTTACAGCTACGCATCAAGGCGTTTATGAACGTGAATTAAAAGCTTATGAAGAATGCGATCGCATTGCCATTCCTAGTTTATTTGTCAAACAAACTTTCTTAGAAAAGGGTATACCCGAATCAAAATTAATTCATGTTCCCTATGGTGTTTCCTTGTCTGAATTTTATCCTGTCCCTAAAGAAGATAAAATTTTTCGAGTTATCCATTGTGGTGCAATTAGTTTAAGAAAGGGTGTGCCATATCTCTTGCAAGCATTCTATGAGCTAAATTTAACTGATGCAGAGTTATGGCTAGTGGGAAGCGTAGATCCAGAAATAATGCCATTTCTCACCAAATATCAAAGCGATCGCATTATTCTTAAAGGCAAACATCCACAAAATACATTACGTTGGTTTTATTCCCAATGTTCTGTTTTTTGCATTGCTTCCATTGAAGAGGGGCTTGCCATGGTACAGCCGCAAGCAATGGCTTGTGGTCTTCCTGTAATTCATACAACAAATACAGGTGGTGAAGATATTGTTAGAGATGGTATAGATGGTTTTGTTTTACCAATTCGGGACATAGAAGCTTTAAAATCAAAGATTTTATATTTTTATGAAAATCCAGAAAGTCGAAATGAAATGAGTAAAAATGCTTTGCTTCAAGCACAAACCTCTCTTTCATGGGATGACTACGGAAAGAAAATGATCAACGCCTATTCAAATTTATTGTAA
- a CDS encoding FkbM family methyltransferase, which produces MPVVVPFVGESQLVVEIGMTGATGNIYTGLHEFADMAFCLHLLRIGDLFVDVGANIGSYTVLASKAVGANSLAIEPVPETFNRLQRNIRINDISSLVDSRCCAAGKNSGLLKFTSDLDTTNKAVDANYIGKSIEVPVEPLDQIIDQLQPTLIKIDVEGFESEVIAGASKILACNSLLAILLETVDSEINKTLKDFGFEPASYNPFQRKLEISVNNHLNNNYLWIRNPSQVLDRCKSASKFQALGIFF; this is translated from the coding sequence ATGCCTGTTGTTGTTCCTTTTGTTGGCGAATCTCAGTTAGTTGTCGAGATTGGGATGACTGGAGCAACAGGTAATATCTATACTGGCTTGCACGAATTTGCCGACATGGCTTTTTGCTTGCACTTGCTACGCATAGGAGACTTATTTGTTGATGTGGGAGCAAATATTGGCTCATATACAGTACTTGCATCAAAAGCGGTTGGAGCAAATAGTTTAGCGATCGAGCCAGTACCAGAAACTTTTAATCGACTACAAAGAAATATACGAATTAACGATATATCTTCTTTAGTAGATAGTCGTTGTTGCGCCGCAGGAAAAAATAGTGGATTACTAAAATTTACTTCAGATCTTGATACAACAAATAAAGCTGTTGATGCCAACTACATAGGTAAATCAATTGAAGTGCCTGTTGAACCACTTGATCAAATCATTGACCAACTACAACCTACTCTCATCAAAATTGATGTTGAGGGATTTGAATCAGAAGTAATTGCAGGAGCATCTAAAATTCTAGCTTGCAATTCTTTACTGGCTATTTTATTAGAAACAGTTGATTCTGAGATCAATAAGACTTTAAAGGATTTTGGATTTGAACCTGCTAGTTACAATCCATTTCAAAGGAAGTTAGAGATATCAGTTAACAATCATTTAAATAATAACTATTTGTGGATTCGGAACCCATCGCAAGTTTTAGATCGCTGTAAATCTGCTTCCAAATTTCAAGCATTAGGTATTTTCTTTTAA
- a CDS encoding class I SAM-dependent methyltransferase, whose product MNKLIPRLEFLAQSLFWSQNFCPHCGSQDLQEVAKKYKSIGIEHCNDCGLFFTSPIYKSSFFSDFYDKLYQAEGSTTDMPNAEQLSDLISKKFEGSDKYFSDRIKAISDFLEGRNLLEIGSSWGYFIYQAKLQGFNVTGIEISDTRRQFGRENLGVDILKNISNLGSKKFDLIYTAHTLEHFTDLSTIFTELYEHLEIDGKLIIEVPNFDFLAYGNSLLSIIGAVHPVGFSSKFFEDNLPKYGFKSLKFYDSWDKFPNDSNSKSSGDILLLLAEK is encoded by the coding sequence ATGAATAAGTTAATACCTAGACTTGAATTTCTTGCACAATCTCTTTTCTGGAGTCAAAACTTTTGTCCGCACTGTGGTTCACAAGATTTACAAGAAGTTGCAAAGAAGTACAAAAGTATCGGGATTGAACATTGCAATGATTGTGGCTTATTTTTCACCAGCCCTATCTATAAATCTTCATTTTTTTCTGATTTTTACGATAAGCTCTATCAAGCTGAAGGCTCAACTACAGATATGCCTAATGCTGAACAGTTAAGTGATCTGATAAGCAAGAAATTTGAAGGTTCTGACAAATATTTTAGTGATAGAATTAAGGCGATTTCTGATTTTTTAGAGGGTCGAAATTTACTTGAAATTGGATCTTCTTGGGGATATTTTATTTACCAAGCTAAATTACAAGGATTTAATGTTACTGGTATAGAGATAAGTGATACTCGTCGTCAGTTCGGCAGAGAAAATTTGGGAGTAGATATTTTAAAGAATATTTCTAATCTTGGCTCAAAAAAATTCGATCTGATTTATACGGCTCACACATTAGAACATTTTACAGATCTATCTACCATATTTACCGAGCTTTACGAACACCTAGAAATTGATGGCAAACTTATTATAGAAGTTCCTAACTTTGACTTTCTTGCTTACGGAAATTCATTATTATCTATAATTGGTGCAGTACATCCTGTTGGTTTTTCTAGTAAATTCTTTGAGGATAATCTACCCAAATATGGCTTCAAATCCCTAAAATTTTATGATAGTTGGGATAAATTTCCGAACGATTCTAATTCTAAAAGTTCAGGTGATATATTGCTTTTACTAGCTGAGAAATAA
- a CDS encoding class I SAM-dependent methyltransferase yields the protein MSTKYRNQIYNKYFSSQGEYISNLDFGSPRRNYYNNYFLTKFLPQDKSTKVLDIGCGCGSLLVALKSLGYSEIMGVDRCPELDTILKGSELSKYIVTGDICDFLKNSYAKQTKWDVVLAIDILEHFTKDELMDVLNLIKNVLSDKGILIIKVPNAQSPLLAGTTVFGDFSHEISFTPTSMDQVLKACGFSDVRYYEASPVPYTPMSILRFCLWNIIRLLYVFLYAVETGSLSLSNVWSRSFFAVANKIDN from the coding sequence ATGTCAACTAAATACCGCAATCAAATTTACAACAAATATTTTTCAAGCCAAGGTGAGTATATTTCAAACCTAGATTTTGGCTCGCCAAGAAGAAATTATTACAACAATTATTTTTTAACCAAGTTTTTGCCACAAGACAAAAGTACCAAAGTGTTAGATATTGGCTGTGGCTGTGGTTCTTTACTAGTGGCTTTAAAAAGTTTAGGATATTCAGAAATTATGGGGGTTGATAGATGTCCAGAGTTAGATACTATTCTGAAGGGATCAGAACTGTCGAAATATATAGTTACTGGTGATATTTGTGATTTTCTGAAAAATTCTTATGCTAAACAAACAAAGTGGGATGTTGTCCTAGCTATAGATATATTAGAGCATTTCACAAAAGACGAATTGATGGATGTACTAAATTTAATTAAAAATGTTCTAAGTGATAAGGGCATCTTAATTATCAAAGTACCTAATGCCCAAAGTCCTTTATTAGCTGGGACTACAGTCTTTGGTGATTTCAGTCATGAAATTTCTTTTACTCCAACTAGTATGGATCAAGTATTAAAGGCTTGTGGATTTAGTGATGTTAGATATTATGAAGCATCTCCAGTACCTTATACACCTATGAGTATATTGCGTTTCTGTCTATGGAATATTATCCGTTTGCTATATGTTTTTTTGTATGCAGTAGAAACTGGCTCTCTATCTTTATCTAACGTTTGGAGTCGTAGTTTTTTTGCTGTTGCGAATAAAATTGATAATTAA
- a CDS encoding aldehyde dehydrogenase family protein, whose product MSPEDLTGFIYKSHAAALQLAQIPTRERDSLLLELAEAIKKHKNEILEANTLDLEASRDMAVPELVLEWLKLTPERLNHALECLRQLSGLPDPLTLHVGINGYQRVPLGVVAFVYEGFPQLSLIAAGMCLKVGNTIILKGGNEGTYTQEAIASIAKDVFISRGFPEACMTSVPKGVAMKELIVQEKYLRLVIPYGRPSFVQQVSKQATVSALPIAMGNCYLYLSASGNLDFAKEIILNSRKGEPDAVNAIEKVVVHQSWLDRGLGEWIVRLKKQGLVVRGCAGATNYFRQFLEESHSDETDKPSQALIDKAIELEDVWGQSYLDETIAIKVVQDTEEAIAWINQYSSGHADVLLTDSLSERDRFVSRINSSTIFVNAHSRFSRCAKVGENGNVKIALGMSSLKTRGASRYPGMIDIYALTTTKQVLTSSWLT is encoded by the coding sequence ATGTCACCAGAAGACCTTACAGGCTTCATTTATAAATCCCACGCCGCAGCACTACAACTCGCGCAAATTCCTACAAGGGAACGCGATAGTTTATTGCTAGAGCTTGCTGAAGCAATTAAGAAACACAAAAATGAGATCCTCGAAGCAAATACCTTGGATTTGGAAGCGAGTCGCGATATGGCTGTACCTGAGTTAGTACTAGAGTGGCTCAAACTAACACCCGAACGACTTAATCATGCGCTCGAATGCCTAAGACAACTTTCTGGGTTACCTGATCCTCTAACATTGCATGTGGGCATTAATGGCTATCAAAGGGTTCCTTTGGGAGTGGTGGCTTTTGTGTATGAGGGCTTTCCACAGTTGAGCTTGATTGCGGCAGGCATGTGTCTCAAGGTGGGGAATACGATCATCCTCAAGGGTGGCAATGAAGGTACATATACCCAAGAGGCGATCGCGTCAATCGCTAAAGATGTCTTCATCTCTAGGGGTTTCCCTGAAGCATGTATGACCTCTGTACCTAAAGGGGTTGCCATGAAGGAGCTAATTGTCCAAGAAAAATATTTGCGGTTAGTAATTCCCTATGGTCGCCCCAGTTTTGTACAACAGGTGAGCAAGCAAGCTACAGTTTCCGCTTTACCGATCGCGATGGGTAACTGTTATCTATATTTATCGGCATCAGGCAACCTCGACTTTGCTAAGGAAATTATTTTAAATAGTCGTAAAGGTGAGCCTGATGCTGTCAATGCGATCGAGAAAGTAGTTGTGCATCAGTCATGGCTAGATCGTGGTTTAGGCGAGTGGATTGTTCGTTTAAAGAAGCAAGGTTTGGTGGTAAGGGGCTGTGCAGGAGCAACTAATTATTTTCGGCAGTTCCTTGAAGAGAGCCATAGCGATGAAACAGATAAACCGAGTCAAGCGCTGATAGATAAGGCAATTGAGCTTGAAGATGTTTGGGGACAATCTTATTTAGATGAAACCATCGCCATTAAAGTGGTGCAGGATACGGAAGAGGCGATCGCATGGATCAATCAATATAGTAGTGGTCATGCTGATGTGTTACTAACTGACTCCTTATCTGAACGCGATCGCTTTGTTAGTCGCATTAATAGCAGTACGATTTTTGTCAATGCCCATAGTCGTTTCAGTCGTTGTGCCAAAGTTGGTGAAAATGGCAATGTCAAAATCGCCTTGGGCATGTCCAGCTTAAAAACGCGAGGAGCATCCAGATATCCGGGGATGATCGATATTTATGCTTTGACAACGACAAAGCAAGTGTTAACAAGTTCTTGGTTAACTTGA
- a CDS encoding class I SAM-dependent methyltransferase has product MKSLLVKLIGFPATLIHGDTLVLDRWIWLKERLPKTNNSEKFLDIGCGTGAFTTYASLRGYNALGLSWDERNQNVAKERASLCKANSATFEVQDVRKLDERQDLINQFDVAICFENIEHIIDDQKLMCDIAKCLKRGGKLLLTTPNWDYKPISEGDSGPFLLIENGGHVRKGYTKEKLSELCYIAGLVPDSFSFCSGLVSQKTTFMLRLLSKVNHIFAWGITLPLRIIPPILDPVLSKIVDYPSYSICLEAHKK; this is encoded by the coding sequence ATGAAATCATTATTAGTTAAACTCATCGGATTTCCTGCAACTCTGATTCATGGCGACACTCTGGTGTTAGATCGTTGGATTTGGTTGAAAGAACGTCTTCCAAAAACAAATAATTCTGAGAAGTTTTTAGACATAGGTTGTGGAACGGGTGCTTTTACAACCTATGCTTCTTTAAGGGGCTACAATGCGCTTGGATTAAGTTGGGATGAAAGAAATCAGAATGTAGCAAAGGAACGTGCTTCACTATGTAAAGCTAATTCAGCAACGTTTGAAGTACAGGATGTCAGAAAACTTGATGAACGACAAGACCTAATAAATCAATTTGATGTTGCTATTTGTTTTGAGAATATTGAGCATATTATTGATGACCAAAAATTGATGTGTGATATAGCTAAGTGCTTAAAAAGAGGGGGAAAGCTTTTACTAACAACACCAAACTGGGATTATAAGCCAATTTCGGAAGGGGATAGTGGTCCTTTTTTACTTATTGAAAATGGAGGACATGTTAGAAAAGGATATACGAAAGAAAAGTTATCTGAATTATGCTATATAGCAGGCTTAGTACCTGACTCGTTCTCTTTCTGTAGTGGTTTGGTTAGCCAAAAGACAACTTTTATGTTACGTCTACTATCAAAAGTAAACCATATATTTGCTTGGGGTATAACCTTACCATTGAGAATTATCCCTCCAATATTAGACCCAGTTTTATCTAAAATTGTTGATTATCCTAGCTATTCCATTTGTCTTGAAGCTCATAAGAAATAA
- a CDS encoding CgeB family protein — translation MKVLVVGQLNRIGATEEVYGRGFSDVGCEVEYFNWQDAEPSLRSRSLSDRLAWRFTWQLMAQSANQKLLKIAGQFKPDLVFVVSPNLVQPESIKSLQKYGLVFVFFTDNPLDSHHTHSNSWVRRGLPLWDAVFIWSKELVNQLQNKGLEKVFFHPFCSDANYHFPKKQLNPIYDVAFIGNWDASRKREKYLMAISNHRLGIWGSDYWLTRCKEDSLNGFVKGMCDYTNIPDVLGSAKMGLNILRPQNEMGHNIRTFEIPASGTMMLSERSQDLLGLFEEDKEAVYFSSPEELNQKISYLLQNDHLITSIAESGYKKAIQHTIKDRILDILSVVNQDSNLKY, via the coding sequence ATGAAAGTATTAGTTGTAGGTCAATTGAATAGAATAGGAGCAACTGAAGAAGTTTACGGAAGAGGTTTTTCGGATGTTGGGTGTGAAGTTGAATATTTTAATTGGCAAGATGCTGAACCTAGTTTGCGATCGCGTTCTCTATCCGATAGATTGGCATGGCGGTTCACATGGCAACTTATGGCGCAATCTGCTAATCAAAAATTACTGAAAATTGCAGGACAGTTTAAGCCAGATTTGGTATTTGTTGTTTCTCCCAACTTAGTTCAACCAGAAAGTATTAAATCCTTGCAAAAGTATGGATTAGTATTTGTCTTTTTCACAGATAATCCTTTGGATAGCCATCATACCCATAGTAATTCATGGGTAAGACGAGGACTACCTTTGTGGGATGCAGTATTTATCTGGAGTAAAGAGCTAGTTAATCAGTTGCAAAATAAGGGATTAGAAAAAGTTTTCTTTCATCCTTTTTGTAGTGATGCAAATTATCATTTTCCCAAAAAACAACTTAATCCCATTTATGATGTTGCTTTTATTGGTAATTGGGATGCTAGTAGAAAAAGAGAAAAATATCTTATGGCAATTTCTAATCATCGTTTAGGTATTTGGGGATCTGATTATTGGCTAACTCGTTGTAAAGAAGATTCACTTAATGGCTTTGTGAAGGGAATGTGTGATTATACAAACATACCCGATGTTTTAGGCTCTGCAAAAATGGGGTTAAATATATTACGTCCTCAAAATGAGATGGGACATAATATTAGAACATTTGAAATTCCTGCTTCAGGTACGATGATGTTGAGTGAGCGTAGTCAAGATTTGTTGGGTTTATTTGAGGAGGATAAAGAGGCAGTTTATTTTTCTAGTCCAGAGGAATTAAATCAAAAGATTAGCTATTTACTTCAGAATGATCATTTAATTACCTCTATTGCAGAATCGGGTTATAAAAAGGCAATACAGCATACCATCAAAGATAGAATCTTAGACATTTTATCCGTAGTAAATCAAGATAGTAATTTAAAATATTAG